A segment of the Panicum hallii strain FIL2 chromosome 1, PHallii_v3.1, whole genome shotgun sequence genome:
CAGCATAACCTGACAGCAATGCATTGCACACTGAAGTCGATGGTGAAGGCACACAGTCAAAGAGCTCCCTCGCTTCACGGACACGCTTCCTCTTCATATACCCGGAGATCATCGTCAGCCACGACACGTCATTCCTCGTCGGCATCGCATCGAACAGCTCCCGCGCCCAGTCGACCATCCCATTCCGCACGTAGCCTGAAATCATCGCGTTCCATGAGACCACGTTTCGGTCCGGCATCCGGTCGAACAGCTCCCTGGCCTCCGCGACCCTCCCACAGCGGGCGTAGCCGGTCAGCAGTGCAGCCCATGAGACGGAGTTCCTGAACGGCATCGCGTCGAACACCCCGCATGCGTCGGCGAGCATCCGGTTCCTGACGAGGCCCGAGATCATGCAGTTCCACGTGAACACGTTGCGCTcgggcatttcgtcgaacacacGGCGCGCCTCGCCCACCCTGCCGGCGCGTAGGTACGCGGTGATGGCCGAGTTCCACCGGACGATGTCGCCGTCATGACGCAGCCGTGGCGGTAGTGGCGGGGGTGCACTAGAGTGGAAACGTCGGAGGTATAGTGAAGCGCGGCGCAGACGCGGAAGGTTCTGGAAGGTTCTTAGCATGTTCAGAAGCACCAGGCTGGAAGAGACAGGGGGTAGTAGACTACTTACTACTAGTAGAGGCCAGCCACAGCCCAGAGGGGAACGGGAGGCTCAGTTCTCTGACAGCTACGACGCGCACCGTCTGATCAAGTATAGGCCACGATCGAGTGGCACGTGGCAAATGGGTCCAGTCCGGTCGTGGTCAAACCGCAGAGGAAGCCCACTCCACGAGCGCCCACACCAGCAGCTGCGGGCATGCGGCGCCTCTAGCTCGCGGCCGCagatcggcgccggcgccggcggggtgGCAGCGATCCATGAGCATGAAGCTCCCGCACCCGCCGCTGGGGGAAGAGGAGCtgtccccgccgccgcagcgccgGCCGCGCGGCTTCGCCTCGGGTCCCGCGCCGTCGGCCGGGGCCCCGCCGCGGAGGCGGGGCGATCGGGAACGGGAGCGGGAGAAGGAGCGGACGAAGCTGCGGGAGCGGCACCGGCGCGCCATCACGAGCCGCATGCTGGCCGGGCTGCGGCAACACGGCAACTTCCCGCTCCCCGCCCGCGCCGACATGAACGACGTCCTCGCCGccctcgcccgcgccgccggaTGGACCGTGCACCCCGATGGCACCACCTTCCGCTCCTCGAACCAACCAcccctgcctcctcctcctccacagTTGGTCCGTGCACCCTCTCCCAGCTCTCTGCTTTTGCATATGTTGCTTACTGCTTAGGAGGCTTGCAATTTAGTTTCCTTTGTTCTTCTTAATTACTAGATACTGCAGTCTCCGCATGCTAATTTTAGCACTGTTGTGCGTGCTTAGAATCCATGTATTATGCCAATGGATAAGTTTCTCAGGAAAGCTTTAGTATTGCTGTCCTAACAGATTGTTGTTGGTGTTATTTGTATCAGGGAATGTTTCAAGTTGCTTCTGGGGAAACGCCAGCTTTCATCAACACTCTGAACAGTTACACCATCGGAACACCATTAGATTCTCAGGCTTCTGCCCTACAAACAGATGATAGTCTGTCGCCATCGTCACTAGACTCAGTTGTGGCAGAGCGAAGCATTAAAACTGAGAACTTTGGGAATTCCAGTTCGGTCAATTCTCTCAATTGTATGGACAATAATCAGGTGACCTTCATCTTGTGTTGGAATAAGCCCATTATGCTGATATGCTGCCACAAAATACTTGTTATTACTGCAATATGCCCATCATGCTCTACCTCTCTTTTGTGTTGCTCAAGCAAGCTCATGTACATCTCTCAAGGAAACAATGTTTGATTTGACATAAATTGATAACATAATTCTGCACTTCATCCTGCTGATAGGAACTCAGGGCCTATTGTATTGTTCTTTGTAATGACTTGTGGTCTATGTGTTCCTTTCATTTATCAACCACTGCCATGGCCACATTATAGCTCACAATGTTCTAGTTCCAGCTTGCAATAGTGTTCTAGTCTCGTCGTTGACGATTTCAGTAGTACCTTACCATTTTTAGAGACTATGCTAGACTGACAATGTTTCTCTGACTGTTGAATCTCTAGCAGTTACTGAGATCATCGGCAATGTTGGCAGGTGATTACACAAAAACTCCATATATACCAGTTTATGCTTCTCTGCCTGTAAGTTCCCAGCAAACTTCTTGATTTGCTGTCTGATATGATAACCTGGTGGTGTCAATTTGTTCATTTATTATCTATCTTTAAGCAATCTTGCCTTTATTTGACATGTTATACGTCCTTGTTAAGCTTATATGCTTTTAAAATAAATCATGAGAACTGAGAAGCCAGCATCAGGATTATTTCTGTCAGAATGTTCTCAATACTTCCAGAGTTGTGACCCAGCACCAAGTTCTTGCTTTTACTGTTTCCTGCAGATGGGCATTATCAATAGCCACTGTCAATTGGTAGACCCAGAGGGTGTACGTACTGAACTAAGGCATCTGAAGTCTTTGAACGTGGATGGGGTCATTGTTTACTGTTGGTGGGGGATTGTGGAAGCATGGATTCCTCGCAAATATGAGTGGTCTGGGTACAGGGACCTTTTTGGTATAATTAAAGAGTTCAAGCTGAAAGTTCAGGTTAGGAATTCCTGTCTAAATTTACCGTGCATTATTAGTACTGATTTATAAGGCATTGATATGGAATTCTGGACACAATATGTTAAAGATGATTAGTCGTATTATTTCAGTCTGTGCTTGATGTCCTAACTCCTATAGGAGGACAAATTCTAAACAAATTATAGAAACTTAAGGGACTTTGATTCATAGACTTCTAATGTCTATGACATAAAAGGAATGGACCTCTAGTTTATATGATgtattttctatcaaccatcgaATGCAGCAAAATACTTTACATCCTTCCAAAAGAAAGTTCTGTAAACTTTCCCACTTCTCCTTTTTGGAGACCTGTTTACATTGGCTAATGAGTGTTCTTTGACAAACATCTTTAGGTTGTGTTGTCATTTCATGGATCTGGAGAGACTGGATCTGGTGATGTGTTAATCTCTCTCCCAAACTGGATCATGGAAATTGCAAAAGAGAACCAGGATATATTTTTCACGGATCGCGAAGGGAGAAGAAACACAGAATGCCTTTCCTGGGGGATTGACAAAGAACGAGTCCTTCGAGGGAGATCTGGCATTGAGGTATTGGGTCATCCTTGGTAAATTTTCTTCTCTCTTCACCATTTTTTCTCTTTATCATTTTACAAGGACTAGGGCAGACATTCTCCTTACATTACGTTGGTTAGTTCATCATTTTCCCATCTTTCTGCCCTGTGGTACCTACCTTCTACCCATCTTTCTTGTTTATGCCATACTCTAAGTGAAGGAAAAACTAGTACACCGAGGCTTAATGAGATTATCTATCTGCAGGTGTATTTTGATTTCATGAGGAGCTTCCATATGGAATTCAGAAACCTATCCGAAGAGGGTCTTATTTCTGCTATTGAAATTGGATTGGGTGCTTCAGGGGAGCTAAGATACCCTTCATTCCCAGAAAGAATGGGCTGGAAATATCCTGGTATTGGTGAGTTTCAGGTATTTACATGCACTTAAATACCAAATTCAAATTTGCAAGGGTGTTCTTTCAGGACTAATCTTCCAATTCCATCTTTTCCCCTTTCTAACTGGTTTGTTCTATTAAGTGGACATAAGGAGGTATGAACCTCATATTTTTCTTGAATGAATCATATATAATTCACTATGTGTGTCATGGTAGTTATTAAATACCAGCAAGGTTTGTAGTGCATCACCATGGTGAGTACGGGGCACTTAAGCTGCTGAGATTCTACAAGGGATTTGCAGTTCTTGCATTAGGATAAAGAGGCATACCTCCCAGGAAATATGTTAAAGCCTGTCAAAATAAAGAACATTTTGCACTCGGAAACAGGTTCTCAAAAGGCTGCAATAGATTTGGCCATTATGAACACCCTGTCTCTGGGTTCTCAAAAGGCTGCAATAGATTTGGTCACTATGCAacaccctctctctctctgtctgaTCTATTAATTAGATTCCACTGTCCAGTGTATGACTTGAATTTAACTCTTGGATTACTACTACAATCTAGTGTTAAGTGCATCTCTGATGTATAATCGTGCAATGCATATAACTTTATATTTTCTTTGGGATACATTGGCTGCATTTCCTATATTGATTTCCATTGTTGGCAGTGTTATGACAGGTACATGCAAAAGAATTTACGCCAATCAGCACTCTCACGGGGTCATCTATTTTGGGCACGTGGACCTGATAATGCTGGCTATTATAATTCAAGACCACATGAAACTGGCTTCTTTTGTGATGGAGGTGATTATGACAGCTACTATGGACGTTTTTTCCTTAACTGGTATTCTGGAATCCTCATCGATCATGTGGATCAGGTTCTCTCGCTTGCTGCTCTTGCATTTGATGGAGCAGAAATAGTTGTGAAGGTATGTAATGCTGGTTTGCAGAATTATTGTTTTGATTCTGGAGTACCATTCTTCTCTTGCTGATTTCCTAAGAGAGCATGTACCCTTTGGTAAATTTCCTGTATGAGATGTTTGTTGGTGTCATGACCCCAACAAACTGCAGAAATGTAGCATAAATTTTCTAGTTTATTCTATATTGAACCACACTGCTCGAGTGTCTAAAGCGTCTGTGTCTAGAATATGGTTGATAGGTTACTCAGTTCAAGTCAAACTTGAATGATAGAGATCCACCTACACCCTGGATCTTGAGGAGTTAATCAGAATGCCAATCATTAGATTGAAGGAGGCTGTCACACGAAGTTGGTTCGCAGGCTGAAAATAAACTGAATCTGTTAGTCTTGGACAAACGTGTGAAAATCATGTTACCATGCATTTACCTGATGCTTTGCCTGTTATCACAATAATACAATAGATACTTACACTGTATAATTTACTGCCCTGATAAGTCGAACATTTGTTTTACTGTTTGGCTGTTCCATAACAAGGTAAACCTCTTTCATCAGATTCCATCTATCTATTGGTGGTACAGAACTGCAAGCCATGCTGCAGAGCTTACAGCAGGATTCTACAATCCTACAAACAGAGATGGATACTCTCCGGTTCTCAAAATGCTCAAGAAGCATTCTGTAATTCTTAAGCTTGTCTGTTATGGGGAAGAGTTTACAGTTCAGGAGAATGATGAAGCATTTGTGGATCCAGAAGGTTTAACCTGGCAGGTAAGATGCTCTAACTTCCTCTGTAGTCAAGTTTTATAAGTTTGCTGAGCTAATTTCTGTACACACAAAATTTGTGCAGCTGATGAATGCAGCATGGGATCATGGGCTGCCTCTATGTATAGAGAGTGCTCTTCCGTGTCTTGATGGTGACATGTACTCTCAAATCCTTGACACAGCGAAGCCTAGGAATGATCCTGATCGCCACCATGCATCGTTCTTTGCATACCGTCAGCAGCCTCCGTTCCTTTTGCAGAGAGACGCTTGCTATCCAGAACTTCGTACATTTGTCAAGTGTATGCACGGTTAGTATCAGTTTTGTCACTTCATAACTTATCATGGTCATAGTAGTGTCTTTAACATAGTTCTTACCTATTAATGACCGTTCATGACTTTTTCAAGCTATGGGCTAAgatgtgatatatatatatatatatatatatatatatatatatatatatatatatatatatattttgaaGACATAGAAGGTTATGAGTCCATAACTGTGTAGATGATTTTATTCACAGGTGAGGCTCCCCAGAACGGAGAAGGTTGAATTCCCTTGGCAGTATATGTTGGCCCCATAGCACAACAGAGGAGGTGGTTTCAGATTTCAGCCACATTTCAAGCGGATATTCAGATTCACTGCTTTATTATTAACTCCTAGGTTCTATTCCAGTTGATGTCTGCAAGTCAGCCATTTACGCTTTGTTTACTGATCAAACTGAGCATGCCATCGCAGACCTTTTATAGCCTCTTATGAGAGAGAGCATAGCGCATGCTGTAATAGTTATGGAGGAACATGGAGTTTGGCAACATTACAATGGAAATGCCATGCTTGTGCCAGAAAAATCTTGATATCAAATGCAAAAGTAGTCAAGAAGCCGGACCAGTGACCAAGCAGATTTGAACCACTTAGTATATTGGAGACCTATGAGTTGTCTGATGCCAGATGAAAGGCACGATGGCCCCTGCCACTTATCCTCTTCATCCAGCTCAATCTCTGTGCCCCATGGAGCTGACTCTGGACGCCTGGACCCATAAACATTGCATCGGATGGTCGTGGGCGGCAGATGCGCCCTGCAAATTCAGAGCTCGGTGCCGCTCCTTTGTGCTTTTCAATTCTCATGAACGCTGTGGCAGCTTTTCAGCATTTGCTGAAGTATTTGGACACTTCATTTTCCAGCACTTTAAGGTTAGATGGAGTGGTAAACATCTACAATCGTGCTATACGTCCAACTCATTCGGCCGTCTCCTATCCGACCTGACGGAGTTGTTTGACGTACAAACGTCGGTTTGCAGCTGCCGTGAGGTCGTACCAAAGTCGGACAAAGTAGTCGCACGTATAGCATTTCCGAAACATCTACTACTCCAAAAAAAAAAGTGGTAAACATCTACGAGTACCGTGGCAGTATTTTACACTTATATGCGACCGTATAAATTTGTACACGCACGTTGGTGTCTCACTGACATGTTGCATGATGAATTGTTGTTGAACTGGTTCAGCTCGACGTCCCGGAGAGAGCAGCCAAGCGTACGTCCAGATGCTGTATGCATTTGTCGTCTCACTCAGCACACCTACCCATCAGGTGAAGCGAGTCGCTTCGCGGATGCAGAACGTGAATCAGGTCTGCGAATCTGAGGATATTTTACTTGGGCACCAGCTGTTCCATCAGAGCCCCAAATTTTCTACCAAAGATAACGACAACACATCAATTCAATCTTAAAAAATCCATCAAATTTTGAAGCCGGCAACATAAACATTTGTACACAAACCAACGAGTTTTTTTTTCATTCCATTTCCCTGGACAATCTAGACAACTGCACAAGCTAAGACACAGGAGGCGACACCTGCGCAGGATGAAACAGAAGGCACAGTAACCTAGAGGGAAACAGCAACGTCTCCGAAAGATAATTTCCCATGGAATTCACAGATTCGAATGAAAGGGGAGCGGCTGGGTTGAAAGCTTTTGCTTGGGAGGCAGGGGACCAGGCCTGATGAGCAcga
Coding sequences within it:
- the LOC112889180 gene encoding beta-amylase 8 isoform X2, coding for MSMKLPHPPLGEEELSPPPQRRPRGFASGPAPSAGAPPRRRGDREREREKERTKLRERHRRAITSRMLAGLRQHGNFPLPARADMNDVLAALARAAGWTVHPDGTTFRSSNQPPLPPPPPQLGMFQVASGETPAFINTLNSYTIGTPLDSQASALQTDDSLSPSSLDSVVAERSIKTENFGNSSSVNSLNCMDNNQLLRSSAMLAGDYTKTPYIPVYASLPMGIINSHCQLVDPEGVRTELRHLKSLNVDGVIVYCWWGIVEAWIPRKYEWSGYRDLFGIIKEFKLKVQVVLSFHGSGETGSGDVLISLPNWIMEIAKENQDIFFTDREGRRNTECLSWGIDKERVLRGRSGIEVYFDFMRSFHMEFRNLSEEGLISAIEIGLGASGELRYPSFPERMGWKYPGIGEFQCYDRYMQKNLRQSALSRGHLFWARGPDNAGYYNSRPHETGFFCDGGDYDSYYGRFFLNWYSGILIDHVDQVLSLAALAFDGAEIVVKIPSIYWWYRTASHAAELTAGFYNPTNRDGYSPVLKMLKKHSVILKLVCYGEEFTVQENDEAFVDPEGLTWQLMNAAWDHGLPLCIESALPCLDGDMYSQILDTAKPRNDPDRHHASFFAYRQQPPFLLQRDACYPELRTFVKCMHGEAPQNGEG
- the LOC112889180 gene encoding beta-amylase 8 isoform X1, producing the protein MSMKLPHPPLGEEELSPPPQRRPRGFASGPAPSAGAPPRRRGDREREREKERTKLRERHRRAITSRMLAGLRQHGNFPLPARADMNDVLAALARAAGWTVHPDGTTFRSSNQPPLPPPPPQLGMFQVASGETPAFINTLNSYTIGTPLDSQASALQTDDSLSPSSLDSVVAERSIKTENFGNSSSVNSLNCMDNNQQLLRSSAMLAGDYTKTPYIPVYASLPMGIINSHCQLVDPEGVRTELRHLKSLNVDGVIVYCWWGIVEAWIPRKYEWSGYRDLFGIIKEFKLKVQVVLSFHGSGETGSGDVLISLPNWIMEIAKENQDIFFTDREGRRNTECLSWGIDKERVLRGRSGIEVYFDFMRSFHMEFRNLSEEGLISAIEIGLGASGELRYPSFPERMGWKYPGIGEFQCYDRYMQKNLRQSALSRGHLFWARGPDNAGYYNSRPHETGFFCDGGDYDSYYGRFFLNWYSGILIDHVDQVLSLAALAFDGAEIVVKIPSIYWWYRTASHAAELTAGFYNPTNRDGYSPVLKMLKKHSVILKLVCYGEEFTVQENDEAFVDPEGLTWQLMNAAWDHGLPLCIESALPCLDGDMYSQILDTAKPRNDPDRHHASFFAYRQQPPFLLQRDACYPELRTFVKCMHGEAPQNGEG